A single window of Anomaloglossus baeobatrachus isolate aAnoBae1 chromosome 5, aAnoBae1.hap1, whole genome shotgun sequence DNA harbors:
- the SSTR2 gene encoding somatostatin receptor type 2: MEQDYSDLPNITELYFSPVSQGYIMETTSNASMNETSHYYDMTSNAILTFIYFVVCIVGLCGNTLVIYVILRYAKMKTITNIYILNLAIADELFMLGLPFLAMQVALVHWPFGKVICRIVMTVDGINQFTSIFCLTVMSIDRYLAVVHPIKSAKWRRPRTAKMVNAAVWTISLLVIMPIMNYAGVQSSRSGRSSCTIIWPDNSGTWYTGFIIYAFILGFLVPLSIICLCYLFIIIKVKSSGIRVGSSKRKRSEKKVTRMVSIVVAVFIFCWLPFYIFNVSSVSLLIVPTPGLKAMWDFVVVLSYANSCANPILYAFLSDNFKKSFQNVLCLSRVSGMDEADRSDSKQDKSRLNETTETQRTLLNGDLQTSI; encoded by the coding sequence ATGGAGCAGGATTACTCAGATTTACCCAACATCACAGAGTTGTACTTTTCTCCTGTTTCGCAGGGGTATATAATGGAGACCACTAGCAATGCATCCATGAACGAAACATCACATTATTATGACATGACAAGCAATGCCATCCTTACCTTCATCTACTTTGTGGTTTGTATTGTAGGACTTTGTGGAAATACACTGGTCATTTATGTAATACTCCGATATGCCAAGATGAAGACCATAACCAACATATATATCCTAAACTTAGCTATAGCGGATGAACTCTTTATGCTCGGCTTGCCTTTTCTGGCCATGCAGGTGGCTTTGGTCCATTGGCCCTTTGGCAAAGTTATTTGCAGAATTGTCATGACGGTGGATGGCATTAACCAGTTCACCAGCATCTTCTGCCTTACAGTCATGAGTATAGACCGGTACCTTGCAGTGGTTCACCCAATCAAGTCAGCAAAATGGAGGAGACCAAGGACTGCTAAGATGGTCAATGCTGCTGTATGGACCATCTCACTTTTGGTCATCATGCCCATCATGAATTATGCTGGGGTACAATCTTCTCGTAGTGGAAGAAGCAGCTGCACCATTATTTGGCCAGACAACTCTGGCACCTGGTACACTGGTTTTATAATTTATGCCTTCATCCTAGGATTTTTGGTTCCTCTCAGTATTATCTGCCTTTGCTATCTGTTCATCATCATCAAAGTGAAGTCCTCTGGTATAAGAGTCGGTTCCTCCAAAAGAAAACGATCAGAAAAGAAAGTTACGAGGATGGTTTCTATAGTGGTAGCCGTTTTCATCTTTTGCTGGCTTCCATTCTACATCTTCAATGTTTCCTCTGTTTCTCTTTTAATAGTGCCAACTCCAGGTCTAAAAGCTATGTGGGACTTTGTTGTGGTTCTCAGTTATGCTAACAGTTGTGCCAATCCCATACTTTATGCCTTTCTATCTGACAACTTTAAAAAGAGTTTTCAGAACGTCCTTTGCTTATCCAGGGTCAGTGGCATGGATGAAGCAGACAGAAGTGATAGCAAACAAGACAAATCTAGGTTAAATGAAACAACGGAAACGCAACGCACATTGCTTAACGGTGATCTTCAAACAAGTATCTAG